The Anolis carolinensis isolate JA03-04 chromosome 2, rAnoCar3.1.pri, whole genome shotgun sequence genome has a window encoding:
- the zbtb12 gene encoding zinc finger and BTB domain-containing protein 12, whose product MASGVELLRFQLPGHEAATLRNMNQLRSEERFCDVTIVADSLKFRGHKVILAACSPFLRDQFLLNPSSELQVSLMHSAKIVADLLLSCYTGALEFAVRDIVNYLTAASYLQMEHVVEKCRNALSQFIEPKISLKEETAKYGVHRRSKSPSVVGCTTSTSTRKEHSRKRSMQRPVKLEFPLEEELEMKAEDEDEDQEDDYGDEDAISDICIVKIESAMEIAQRQKKQQHQQAGTGWNKDMSPQQSWNKESSPQQTWGKESSPPSEWNKDGSGDQEEPQVNSTVAETMGSSPESSPEKPQHGVVKASYSLSEDAEGEGLLIIPGGSYLEETSEAAAVAAECQSSGGGMGLVLAGLSGRPFSTFPAVGRGGGSGVAGGSVSRIIRCTKCEEVFQGVEKLVFHMRAHHFIFMCPRCGKQFNHSSNLNRHMNVHRGVKSHSCTICGKCFTQKSTLHDHMNLHSGERPYRCSYCDVRFAHKPAIRRHLKEQHGKTTAENVMEASVTEINVLIR is encoded by the exons ATGGCATCGGGTGTGGAGCTCCTTCGGTTCCAGCTCCCTGGCCATGAGGCGGCCACTCTGCGCAACATGAACCAGCTCCGCTCCGAGGAGCGCTTCTGCGACGTCACCATTGTGGCGGACAGCCTCAAGTTCCGGGGCCACAAGGTCATCCTCGCCGCCTGCTCCCCATTCCTGAGAGACCAGTTCCTCCTCAACCCGTCCTCGGAGCTCCAGGTTTCCCTCATGCACAGCGCTAAGATTGTCGCTGACCTCCTCCTCTCTTGCTACACTGGCGCCTTGGAGTTTGCCGTCCGAGATATCGTCAACTACCTGACAGCAGCCAGCTATCTGCAGATGGAGCACGTGGTGGAGAAGTGCCGGAACGCCTTGTCTCAATTCATAGAGCCCAAGATCAGCCTCAAGGAAGAAACGGCCAAATACGGGGTCCACCGGAGGTCCAAGTCCCCCAGCGTTGTGGGCTGCACTACTTCTACCTCAACCCGCAAAGAACACTCACGAAAAAG GTCTATGCAGCGTCCTGTGAAACTGGAATTCCCACTGGAAGAAGAGCTAGAGATGAAGGCAGAGGATGAAGACGAAGATCAGGAGGATGACTACGGAGATGAAGATGCTATCTCTGATATCTGCATTGTGAAGATCGAGTCAGCTATGGAGATAGCTCAGCgacagaagaagcagcagcatcaACAGGCAGGCACTGGCTGGAACAAAGATATGTCACCCCAACAGAGCTGGAACAAGGAAAGTTCTCCCCAGCAGACTTGGGGCAAAGAGTCTTCCCCCCCATCAGAGTGgaacaaggatggatctggagaCCAGGAAGAGCCTCAAGTCAACTCTACAGTGGCAGAAACCATGGGGTCTTCTCCAGAATCGAGCCCTGAGAAACCCCAACATGGTGTGGTGAAAGCCTCCTACAGCCTCTCTGAGGATGCTGAGGGTGAAGGCCTCCTGATCATCCCAGGCGGAAGCTACTTGGAGGAAACCAGTGAGGCAGCAGCTGTGGCGGCTGAATGCCAGAGCAGTGGTGGCGGGATGGGGCTAGTGCTGGCGGGACTGAGCGGGCGTCCCTTCTCCACCTTTCCTGCCGTAGGGAGAGGTGGTGGCTCAGGAGTCGCAGGAGGAAGCGTCTCCAGAATCATCCGCTGCACCAAGTGTGAGGAGGTTTTCCAAGGTGTGGAGAAGCTGGTCTTCCACATGAGGGCCCACCACTTCATCTTCATGTGCCCCCGCTGCGGCAAGCAATTCAACCATAGCAGCAACCTCAACCGGCACATGAATGTCCACCGTGGCGTCAAGTCGCACTCCTGCACCATCTGCGGGAAGTGCTTCACCCAAAAGTCCACGCTCCACGACCACATGAACCTCCACAGCGGCGAGAGGCCTTACCGCTGCTCCTACTGCGATGTCCGCTTCGCCCACAAGCCCGCAATCCGGCGCCACCTCAAGGAACAGCACGGGAAGACCACGGCGGAGAACGTCATGGAAGCCAGCGTGACCGAGATCAACGTCCTCATACGCTGA